The DNA region AATCGTAGAGGAGCACCGATCCGATCTAGCTGCGATAATCCTTGAACCGGTTAGGAACGATGACCCCACATCGGATTTCGTGGCGGCGGTTAGGGAGATGGCGGATCATGTGGGGGCGGTTTTGATTGTTGACGAGATATCCTCCGGTTTTCGGCTCAACAGCGGAGGAGCCCATCTCATCTACGGATACAAACCCGACATGGCGGTGTTCTCAAAGGCCATGGGCAACGGATATCCAATCGGTGCCATAATAGGCAAGGCCCCTGTCATGGAATCTGCCCAGAGGTCCTTCATAAGCAGCACATGTTGGACGGAGAGAACGGGTCCTGTTGCGGCCCTAGCCACCATATCTAAACATCGGGCCCTCGATGTTTCGAGGCACCTCTGCAAGGTGGGTAAGATGGTTCAAGATGGCTGGAGGGACATCTTGTCGGATCTCTCCTTGAGCGGTCACGTGAGCGGTATGTATCCCATGAGTCACGTGGACTTCGACGGACCTTTTGCAAGGCACATGAAGGCCTTCTTCGTTCAGGAGATGCTGGATAAGGGCTTCCTTGCCTCTAACCTGTTCTACGCTTCGCTTGCTCACAATGAGAATCACGTTTCTTCCTACCTATCTGCCGCCAGAGATGTCTTCGCCAAGATGAAGCGCCATCTGGAGGAAGGGACCATCGAGAAGGCGCTCAATGGGCAGCCGTCTCAGGTTGGTTTCAAGCGACTTAACTGAACTTTGCAACGGAGGTGTGCGGATTGTTCGACGGCTCTTCTGTCCTTATAACCGGGGGAACCGGGTCCTTCGGAAAGGCGTTTGTTCGACGAATTCTAGATAACTACAAGCCCCGAAGGGTGGTTATATACTCCAGGGACGAGCTCAAACAGTCTGAGATGGAGAGGGATTTTGACTGCCCATTCCTTAGGTTCTTTATAGGAGATGTGAGGGACCTCGATCGCTTGCGCTTGGCCATGAGGGACGTAGATTATGTGGTCCATGCGGCGGCACTGAAACAGGTCCCGGCCGCTGAGTATAACCCCATGGAGTGCATCAAGACCAACATTGTTGGAGCCTGGAACGTGGTCCAGGCGGCCATTGACCTGGAGGTTGAGAAGGTGGTTGCCCTTTCAACCGATAAAGCGGCCAACCCCATAAACCTATACGGGGCAACGAAGCTCTGCTCCGATAAGATATTTGTGTCCGCCAACAACATAGCGGGTACCCACAGGACCCGATTTTCGGTCGTTCGCTATGGCAATGTGGTTGGATCAAGGGGATCCGTGGTTCCGGTATTCAAGTCCATGATTGAAAAGGGAGCCAAGTTCCTTCCGATAACGGATGCGAGGATGACTCGTTTCTGGATAACCCTTCAGCAAGGAGTTGACTTCGTCCTCAAAGCCTTTGCCAGGATGCGGCAAGGGGAGATCTTCGTTCCCAAGATTCCCTCCGCGCGAATAGTTGACCTGGCAACCGCCATGGCCCCGCAGCTTCCCCAGCGGGTGGTGGGTATTCGCCCCGGAGAGAAGCTTCACGAGGTCCTGTGCCCCAAAGATGAGGCATTCAATACTTTGGAATTTCATGACCATTTTGTGGTGAAACCCGCCATAACCTTCCAGGAGGGGGTTGACTACTCCATAAACCCCCTTGGAGAGACGGGTAAACCGGTGGAGGATGGGTTTGAGTATCAGTCGGGGTCGAATCCATGGTTTCTATCCGTCGAGGATATAAGGACCTTGGTGGGGGGCCCCTTTGGGAGGTAATCCGATTGGCTTTCATTCCCTATGGAAGGCAGTATGTCGACGACGATGACGTTGCGGCGGTGGTGAAGGTCCTAAGGGGCGATTGGCTTACCCAGGGACCCAACGTGGCGGATTTTGAGGAGGCCTTTGCCCAAAAGGTGGGGGCTAGGTTCGCGGTATCGTTCTCAAATGGCACTGCTGCTTTGCATGGAGCCTACTACGCCGCTGGGGTGGGAAAAGGGGACCAGGTGATCACGTCACCGATGACCTTCGTGGCAACCGCGAACGCCGCCCGGTTCCTAGGAGCCCACGTTAGGTTCGTGGACGTGGATCCCTCAACGCTGTGCATGGACCCCGACCGCCTGCAGGAGATGGTCTCCCCAAGAACCAAGGTTATAGCCCCGGTGAGCTATGCCGGCTACCCGGTCCCGCTGGACAAGATAACCGCCGTGGCCAGGTCCGTGGGAGCTATTGTGGTGGAGGACGCCTGCCATGCCCTTGGGGCCTCAAGGGAGGGGGGGATGGTGGGAGCCCAGGCGGACATGACGGTATTCAGCTTCCACCCGGTGAAACACATAACCACCGCTGAGGGCGGCATGGTGACCACCAACAACGAGGAGCTGGCCCGCAGGCTCCGTCTCTTCAGATCCCACGGGGTAGAGAGGGATCCCTCCAGGATGAGCCGAAACGATGGCCCCTGGTACTACGAGATGGTGGATCTGGGGTACAACTACCGCCTCACAGACATCCAGTGTGCCCTTGGCCTGTCCCAGCTGGCCAAGCTGGACCGGTTTGTGCAGGCCCGCCGAAGGATAGCCCGAAGGTATGCGGAGCTTCTCAAAGGGGTTCCCCCCGTGGGGCTCCCGCCTCATCACCCGGGACACTCGTACCACCTGTACCCCATAAGGGTTCCCGCCGAGCGGAGACGGGATGTATTTGAGGCCCTGAGAAGGGAGGGGGTGGGGGTACAGGTTCACTACCTTCCGGTTCACATGCACCCCTACTATAAAGACCTGTACGGGATCCCCGATGACGATCTGCCCAATGCCTTGAATTATTACCGGGAGACCATATCACTGCCCATGTTCCCATCCCTTGAAGACCATGAGCAGGATAGGGTGGTGGAGCTTTTATCCAGCTACCTGGGGTAGGTGAGGGACCTGGATCGCCGGGGGGCTTTACAGCCGATGATACCCCGACACGTCTATTTGGCCCTCCTGGACCATGGATCTTACCCGCTCCTCCTCCTCGCAGGGGTACCGGCAGGCCAGGCCGCAACTGGAGGACAGCGATCGGGGGACCGGCACTATCTTGACGTTGAGTCCGTTTTTCCTCATGGTCCGCTCGAAGAGAAGGGCCATGTGGGTGGTCTCAAAGGTGGCGATGCACTCCAAATCAATACCCCCAGGTCGACCAATTAGGATCCATCTAGGTAATTATACCGGTGGACTGGATGGCGCGGTAGGTATAAAATTTACCTTGCGTCCCAGGGTTATAAAAATGAAGGAGGTAGTCGGATCGATGAAGTTCAACTTTAGGTTTGTGGGCGTCATGTTGGTGGCCACCATGCTTCTGGCCCTTCTAGGTGGGGTAGCCATGGCTAATGAGAAGGTGGGTGTCCTGGATCCCCAGAAGGTCCTCTACATGCACCCCAAGTTCAACCAGACCCAGAACCAGATAAAGACCATGATGGACAAGAAGCAGGCGGAGATGAAGGCCGCCATCGACAAGGAGAAGGACAACAACAAGAAGGCCCAGATCTTCGAGGCCAAGAGGCGCGAGGCGGCGGCGGAGGAGAAGAAGCTTATGGATCCCATCTTCAAGGACATCGACACCGCCATTCGCACGGTCTGCAAGAACAAGGGCATAACCCTTGTGGTGGCCAAGGACTCGGTCTTCTACGGGGGCATAGACATCACCGATGACGTGCTCCAGGAGGTCAAGAAGCAGGCGGCCAAGTAAGGCCTCTCGGCGGTCAACCGCTAGCTAAAGAGGGGGCGGTGGAGTTGCCACCGCCCCCTCTTCACTTTTCCTGTTCTTCTCGTTCCTTACCCTCTCGGGTCCCCCCTACCTCTTCTTACCCCCCAGGTAGGCCTCCTCCACGTGGGGGTCGTTGAGCAACTCCGTGGAGGGGCCCTCCATGATCATGTGCCCCGTCTGGAGCACGTAGGCCCGGTGGGAAAGCATCAGCGCCTGCCTGGCGTTCTGCTCCACGATGAGGATCGTTAGCCCCATCTCCTCGTTGATCCGCTTGAGCTCCTTGAATATCTCCTTGATTATTATCGGTGCCAGCCCCAGCGAGGGCTCGTCCAGCAAGAGGACCCTGGGACGGGCCATGAGCGCCCTGCCTATGGCTAACATCTGTTGCTCTCCCCCGGAGAGGGTCCCGGCGTACTGGTTCATCCGCTCCTCCAGCCGTGGAAACAGATCGAAGATCTTGCGCATGTCGGACCTTATCTGCTCATCGGACTTCTGCGGGAAGGCCCCCATAAGCAGGTTCTCCTTCACGGTCAGCGGGGCGAAGACCTTCCTGCCCTCGGGCGATATGGCAACCCCCCGGGTTACCACCTGGTAGCTCTTGGTTGGGAGCTCCTCCCCGTCAAGGAATATCTTGCCACCCTGGCGGGGAACGCTGCCCATTACGGCGTTCATGAGGGTGGATTTGCCCGCCCCGTTGGCTCCTATGACCGCCACTATCTCCCCGGGATACACGTCCAGGTCAACTCCCTGAAGGGCCTTTATGGCCCCGTAGTTCACCACAAGGCCCCTCACAGAAAGGATCGGCGTCCGCTCCTGGCTCATGGCTGTCACTCCTCCTCCCCAAGGTAGGCCTTTAGGACCTCCGGATGGCTCTGGATCTCCTCCGGGCCACCCTCGGCTATCTTGGCGCCGAAGTTCATGCAGATTATGTGGGGACATATGGCCATGACCAGCTCCATGTGGTGCTCGATCACCAGGATGGTGAGGCCGAAGTCCCGGTGGATGCCCACTATGAGCTCGTTGAGCTGTTCCACCTCTTCGGGGTTCATCCCCGCCGCGGGCTCGTCAAGCAGCAACAGCTCCGGCTTCAGCGACAGGGCCCGGGCGATCTCAAGCCGTCTCTGAAGTCCGTAGGGCAGGGTCCCCGCAAGCTGATGAGCCCGATCCGCCAGCCCGACCCGGTCCAGCAGCTCCATGCTCAGCTTCCGGTTGGCCTCCTCCATGGACCTCCAGCGCCCCAGGTGGGTGAAGGCCTCGGCGAAGCTGTACTTGTAGTGCTGCTGGCAGGCGGTCATCACGTTCTCCAGCACCGACGAGGACTGAAAGAGCCTCAGGTTCTGGAACGTCCTGGCGATACCACGGCCTATGACCTCGTAGGTCTTGAGGGGGGTTATGTCCTCCCCCTTAAAGGTTATCTTCCCCTCCGAGACGTCGTAGACCCCGGTTATCAGGTTGAAGATGGTGGTCTTCCCCGCCCCGTTGGGGCCTATCAGGGCCGCCAGCTCCCCCTTCTCCAGCGAGAAGGTCATGTTCTGGACCGCCTTGACTCCGCCGAAGTTCTTGCTCACCCCTGAAAGCTCTAACACGAAGGACATGGGGCTAGGCCACCTCCTTGGGGCTGGTCTTCTTGGGCTTGAACATGCTGGTGATCACGCTCTTCAGCTCCCGCTGGCCCATTATCCCCTCGGGCCGCAGGACCATGATCAGCACCAGCACCAAGCCGTATATCAGCATCCGGTACTGGGAGATGGGCCTGAAGAGCTCGGTCACCAGGGTTATGACCGTTGTGCCTATCAGCGTCCCGCTGAGGGACCCCAGCCCCCCGAAGACCACCACCGCGGTGAGCTCCGTGGACTTGTTTATGTCGAACATCACTGGCTGTATGAACCCCATGAACCCCGCCAGCATACCCCCCGCTATTCCGCAGTAGAATCCCGATATGGTGAGGGAAAGTACCCGATAGCGGGCGGTGTTGAAGCCCAGAAGGGAGGCGGCCAGGTAGTCGTCCCGACAGGCCTTGAAACCCCTGCCGAAGTTGCTTTGCACCAGGAAGAACATGAAGGTGCCCAGCAACAGGGCTATCCCCACCGCCACGGGGGCGCTGACGAAGTCCTCGATTCCCGGGTAACCCCTGGCCCCCCGGGTGACGGACTGCCAGTTCTCGATGATGAGCCTTATGGCCTCACCAAGGCCTATGGATGCGATGGCATAGTAGTCCCCCATGAGCTTCAGGGTGGGAACCCCCACCACGAAGGCCAACAGGGCGGCGAAGAGTCCCGCGGCTATCAATGCGAGGGCCCAGGGGATCTCGTGCTCCACCGTGAGGATCGCCACCGCGTAGGCCCCAACCGCCATGTAGCCCGCATGCCCAAGGCTGAAGATGCCGGTGAAGCCGGTGAGAAGGCTGACCCCCATGGCGGCTATGCAGTTTATGCAGAGGAGGATGATTATTCCCTGTAGGTACTGATCCATGCCTTGTCACCTACACTTTCTCCCCAACGGACTTTCCGAACAGCCCGGTGGGACGGATTAGAAGGGTGAAGATCAGCAGGGCGAACACCACAAGATCCCTGAACTGGCTCGATATGAGCCCCGCGGTCAACATCTCCGCCAGGCCCAATATGAGGCTACCGACCACCGCCCCGGGAAGGCTCCCAAGACCCCCGATGACCGCCGCCACGAAGGCCTTTATGGTTATGATCCCCAGCTGAGGATACAG from Thermanaerovibrio acidaminovorans DSM 6589 includes:
- a CDS encoding aminotransferase class III-fold pyridoxal phosphate-dependent enzyme, translating into MTQLLSKRPDMFSLGVWPGYYSRAKGVTVWDLDGNEYIDMSISAIGASILGYADPDVDGAVIDAIRSGVVSSLNCPEEVELAELLCDLHPWAQMVRFTRSGGEAMAVAVRIARAHTGRDRVAFCGYHGWHDWYLAANVGADNALGEHLIPGLDPCGVPRCLEGTALPFRFNRVEELKSIVEEHRSDLAAIILEPVRNDDPTSDFVAAVREMADHVGAVLIVDEISSGFRLNSGGAHLIYGYKPDMAVFSKAMGNGYPIGAIIGKAPVMESAQRSFISSTCWTERTGPVAALATISKHRALDVSRHLCKVGKMVQDGWRDILSDLSLSGHVSGMYPMSHVDFDGPFARHMKAFFVQEMLDKGFLASNLFYASLAHNENHVSSYLSAARDVFAKMKRHLEEGTIEKALNGQPSQVGFKRLN
- a CDS encoding DUF3343 domain-containing protein, with the translated sequence MECIATFETTHMALLFERTMRKNGLNVKIVPVPRSLSSSCGLACRYPCEEEERVRSMVQEGQIDVSGYHRL
- the pseB gene encoding UDP-N-acetylglucosamine 4,6-dehydratase (inverting) — translated: MFDGSSVLITGGTGSFGKAFVRRILDNYKPRRVVIYSRDELKQSEMERDFDCPFLRFFIGDVRDLDRLRLAMRDVDYVVHAAALKQVPAAEYNPMECIKTNIVGAWNVVQAAIDLEVEKVVALSTDKAANPINLYGATKLCSDKIFVSANNIAGTHRTRFSVVRYGNVVGSRGSVVPVFKSMIEKGAKFLPITDARMTRFWITLQQGVDFVLKAFARMRQGEIFVPKIPSARIVDLATAMAPQLPQRVVGIRPGEKLHEVLCPKDEAFNTLEFHDHFVVKPAITFQEGVDYSINPLGETGKPVEDGFEYQSGSNPWFLSVEDIRTLVGGPFGR
- a CDS encoding ABC transporter ATP-binding protein codes for the protein MSFVLELSGVSKNFGGVKAVQNMTFSLEKGELAALIGPNGAGKTTIFNLITGVYDVSEGKITFKGEDITPLKTYEVIGRGIARTFQNLRLFQSSSVLENVMTACQQHYKYSFAEAFTHLGRWRSMEEANRKLSMELLDRVGLADRAHQLAGTLPYGLQRRLEIARALSLKPELLLLDEPAAGMNPEEVEQLNELIVGIHRDFGLTILVIEHHMELVMAICPHIICMNFGAKIAEGGPEEIQSHPEVLKAYLGEEE
- a CDS encoding branched-chain amino acid ABC transporter permease, yielding MDQYLQGIIILLCINCIAAMGVSLLTGFTGIFSLGHAGYMAVGAYAVAILTVEHEIPWALALIAAGLFAALLAFVVGVPTLKLMGDYYAIASIGLGEAIRLIIENWQSVTRGARGYPGIEDFVSAPVAVGIALLLGTFMFFLVQSNFGRGFKACRDDYLAASLLGFNTARYRVLSLTISGFYCGIAGGMLAGFMGFIQPVMFDINKSTELTAVVVFGGLGSLSGTLIGTTVITLVTELFRPISQYRMLIYGLVLVLIMVLRPEGIMGQRELKSVITSMFKPKKTSPKEVA
- a CDS encoding ABC transporter ATP-binding protein, giving the protein MSQERTPILSVRGLVVNYGAIKALQGVDLDVYPGEIVAVIGANGAGKSTLMNAVMGSVPRQGGKIFLDGEELPTKSYQVVTRGVAISPEGRKVFAPLTVKENLLMGAFPQKSDEQIRSDMRKIFDLFPRLEERMNQYAGTLSGGEQQMLAIGRALMARPRVLLLDEPSLGLAPIIIKEIFKELKRINEEMGLTILIVEQNARQALMLSHRAYVLQTGHMIMEGPSTELLNDPHVEEAYLGGKKR
- the pseC gene encoding UDP-4-amino-4,6-dideoxy-N-acetyl-beta-L-altrosamine transaminase, translated to MAFIPYGRQYVDDDDVAAVVKVLRGDWLTQGPNVADFEEAFAQKVGARFAVSFSNGTAALHGAYYAAGVGKGDQVITSPMTFVATANAARFLGAHVRFVDVDPSTLCMDPDRLQEMVSPRTKVIAPVSYAGYPVPLDKITAVARSVGAIVVEDACHALGASREGGMVGAQADMTVFSFHPVKHITTAEGGMVTTNNEELARRLRLFRSHGVERDPSRMSRNDGPWYYEMVDLGYNYRLTDIQCALGLSQLAKLDRFVQARRRIARRYAELLKGVPPVGLPPHHPGHSYHLYPIRVPAERRRDVFEALRREGVGVQVHYLPVHMHPYYKDLYGIPDDDLPNALNYYRETISLPMFPSLEDHEQDRVVELLSSYLG
- a CDS encoding OmpH family outer membrane protein, with the translated sequence MKFNFRFVGVMLVATMLLALLGGVAMANEKVGVLDPQKVLYMHPKFNQTQNQIKTMMDKKQAEMKAAIDKEKDNNKKAQIFEAKRREAAAEEKKLMDPIFKDIDTAIRTVCKNKGITLVVAKDSVFYGGIDITDDVLQEVKKQAAK